One window from the genome of Pantoea cypripedii encodes:
- the lptB gene encoding LPS export ABC transporter ATP-binding protein, translating into MATLIAENLAKAYKGRRVVEDVSLQVKSGEIVGLLGPNGAGKTTTFYMVVGIVPRDAGRIVIDDEDISLLPLHARARRGIGYLPQEASIFRRLSVYDNLMAVLQVREDLSEEQRQDRANELMEEFHIEHLRDSMGQALSGGERRRVEIARALAANPKFILLDEPFAGVDPISVIDIKKIIEHLRDSGLGVLITDHNVRETLAVCERAYIVSQGHLIAHGTPDEILADEQVKRVYLGEEFRL; encoded by the coding sequence ATGGCCACACTGATCGCTGAAAACCTGGCGAAAGCCTATAAAGGCCGCCGCGTGGTAGAAGACGTTAGCCTGCAGGTGAAATCCGGCGAAATCGTCGGTCTGCTGGGTCCCAACGGAGCGGGTAAAACCACCACCTTCTACATGGTGGTGGGTATTGTCCCACGTGATGCCGGTCGCATCGTGATTGATGATGAAGACATCAGTCTCCTGCCACTGCATGCACGTGCACGCCGTGGCATTGGTTATCTGCCGCAGGAAGCATCGATTTTCCGTCGCCTGAGCGTTTACGACAATCTGATGGCGGTATTGCAGGTCCGTGAAGATCTCAGCGAAGAACAGCGCCAGGATCGTGCTAATGAATTGATGGAAGAGTTCCACATTGAGCATCTGCGTGACAGCATGGGCCAGGCACTCTCCGGTGGTGAACGCCGCCGTGTGGAGATTGCCCGAGCGCTGGCCGCCAACCCTAAATTCATTCTGCTGGATGAACCTTTTGCCGGTGTCGATCCCATTTCCGTTATTGATATCAAGAAGATCATTGAACATTTGCGCGATAGCGGGCTGGGCGTGTTGATCACCGACCACAACGTGCGCGAAACCCTTGCCGTTTGTGAACGCGCTTACATCGTCAGCCAGGGGCATTTGATTGCCCACGGTACTCCCGATGAAATACTTGCAGATGAGCAGGTTAAGCGTGTTTATTTGGGCGAAGAGTTCAGACTCTGA
- the mlaE gene encoding lipid asymmetry maintenance ABC transporter permease subunit MlaE encodes MLLKALASLGRQGINTCAAFGRAGMMLFHALVGKPAFRKHAPLLIKQLYSVGVMSLLIIMVSGLFIGMVLGLQGYLVLTTYSAETSLGMLVALSLLRELGPVVTALLFAGRAGSALTAEIGLMKATEQLSSMEMMAVDPLRRVVSPRFWAGFISMPLLALIFTAVGIAGGALVGVSWKGIDPGFFWSAMQNAVDFRTDVLNCIIKSAVFAITVTWIALFNGYDAIPTSEGISRATTRTVVHASLAVLGLDFVLTALMFGK; translated from the coding sequence ATGTTGTTAAAGGCGCTGGCGTCACTTGGACGTCAGGGGATTAACACCTGTGCGGCATTTGGCCGGGCAGGGATGATGCTGTTTCATGCGCTGGTGGGTAAACCGGCGTTTCGCAAACATGCGCCGTTGCTGATCAAGCAACTCTACAGCGTGGGCGTGATGTCCCTGCTGATCATTATGGTCTCCGGGTTGTTTATCGGTATGGTGCTTGGGTTGCAGGGCTATCTGGTCCTGACCACCTACAGCGCGGAAACCAGCCTCGGCATGTTAGTGGCGCTGTCACTGCTGCGCGAACTTGGCCCGGTGGTCACCGCGCTGTTGTTTGCCGGGCGTGCCGGTTCGGCGCTGACCGCAGAAATTGGCCTGATGAAAGCCACAGAGCAACTTTCCAGCATGGAAATGATGGCGGTTGACCCCTTGCGACGCGTGGTGTCACCACGCTTCTGGGCCGGTTTCATCAGTATGCCGCTGCTGGCGCTGATTTTTACAGCGGTGGGGATTGCCGGTGGCGCGCTGGTTGGGGTGAGCTGGAAAGGCATCGATCCTGGCTTCTTCTGGTCAGCGATGCAGAACGCGGTGGATTTCCGTACTGATGTCCTCAACTGCATTATCAAAAGCGCAGTCTTCGCCATTACGGTGACATGGATTGCGCTGTTCAACGGTTATGATGCTATCCCCACGTCGGAGGGGATCAGCCGGGCGACGACGCGTACCGTGGTACATGCTTCACTGGCGGTACTCGGTTTGGATTTTGTGCTGACAGCACTGATGTTTGGGAAATGA
- the mtgA gene encoding monofunctional biosynthetic peptidoglycan transglycosylase, whose amino-acid sequence MSKNQGKLWQRIKVIMAKFLLAWLGIWLAAILLFSFLPVPFSAVMVQRQIGAWLSGNFDYVAHSDWVSMDEISPWMALAVIASEDQKFPVHWGFDVQAIQSVLDNEGDERMRGASTLSQQTAKNLFLWDGRSWVRKGLEAGLTVGIETVWTKRRILTVYLNIAELGNGVFGVEEASQRYFHKPASRLTMSEAALLAAVLPNPIRFRADAPSGYIRQRQQWIMRQMRQLGGEGFLNRYKLH is encoded by the coding sequence ATGAGTAAGAATCAAGGGAAACTTTGGCAACGTATTAAAGTGATAATGGCAAAATTCCTGCTCGCCTGGTTAGGTATTTGGCTGGCGGCCATTTTGTTGTTTTCCTTTTTGCCGGTACCTTTCTCCGCTGTGATGGTGCAACGACAGATCGGCGCCTGGCTGAGCGGCAATTTTGACTATGTGGCGCATTCTGATTGGGTCAGCATGGATGAGATCTCTCCGTGGATGGCGCTGGCGGTTATTGCCTCTGAAGACCAAAAATTCCCGGTTCACTGGGGATTTGATGTGCAAGCGATCCAGTCGGTACTCGATAACGAAGGGGATGAACGCATGCGAGGGGCATCTACACTTTCACAGCAGACGGCAAAAAACCTGTTCCTGTGGGATGGGCGCAGCTGGGTGCGAAAAGGTCTGGAAGCCGGGCTAACGGTGGGGATTGAAACCGTATGGACCAAGCGCCGTATTCTGACGGTCTATCTGAATATCGCCGAGTTGGGCAATGGGGTATTCGGTGTGGAGGAGGCGTCACAGCGTTATTTTCACAAACCGGCCAGCCGTCTGACGATGTCGGAAGCTGCCCTGCTGGCCGCCGTTCTGCCCAATCCGATTCGTTTCCGCGCCGACGCGCCCTCAGGTTATATTCGTCAGCGCCAGCAATGGATTATGCGACAGATGCGCCAGCTGGGTGGGGAAGGTTTTCTTAATCGCTACAAATTGCACTAA
- the rapZ gene encoding RNase adapter RapZ, whose translation MVLMIVSGRSGSGKSVALRALEDMGFYCVDNLPVVLLPELANTLTERNISAAVSIDVRNMPESPEIFETALNNLPDSFAPQLLFLDADRNTLIRRYSDTRRLHPLSSKNLSLESAIDEESDLLEPLRSRADLIIDTSEMSVHELAEMLRTRLLGKRERELTMVFESFGFKHGIPIDADYVFDVRFLPNPHWDPKLRPMTGLDRPVAAFLDRHTEVHNFIYQTRSYLELWLPMLETNNRSYLTVAIGCTGGKHRSVYIAEQLADYFRSRGKNVQSRHRTLEKRKS comes from the coding sequence ATGGTGCTGATGATCGTTAGCGGTCGGTCAGGCTCAGGAAAATCAGTCGCGTTACGTGCACTTGAGGACATGGGGTTTTACTGTGTCGATAATCTGCCGGTGGTGCTGCTACCCGAACTGGCAAATACGTTAACCGAACGCAATATCTCAGCCGCCGTCAGTATTGACGTGCGGAACATGCCCGAATCGCCGGAAATTTTTGAAACAGCCCTCAATAATCTGCCGGACTCCTTTGCGCCGCAGCTGTTGTTTCTCGACGCCGATCGCAACACGCTGATTCGTCGCTACAGCGATACCCGCCGCCTGCATCCGCTTTCCAGTAAGAACCTGTCACTGGAGAGCGCCATTGATGAGGAGAGCGATCTGCTGGAGCCGCTGCGTTCACGCGCCGATCTGATCATCGACACCTCAGAGATGTCGGTGCATGAGCTGGCAGAGATGCTGCGTACCCGTCTGCTGGGTAAACGTGAACGCGAACTGACCATGGTGTTTGAGTCCTTTGGCTTCAAACATGGCATTCCAATCGATGCCGATTATGTCTTTGATGTGCGTTTTCTGCCTAACCCGCACTGGGATCCGAAACTGCGTCCGATGACCGGCCTGGATCGCCCGGTGGCAGCGTTTCTCGATCGCCATACTGAAGTGCATAACTTTATCTACCAAACGCGCAGCTACCTTGAGCTGTGGCTGCCGATGCTGGAAACCAATAATCGCAGTTACCTCACCGTCGCCATTGGCTGTACCGGTGGTAAGCATCGCTCGGTCTACATTGCCGAACAGCTGGCCGATTATTTCCGCTCGCGTGGTAAAAATGTGCAGTCCCGTCATCGCACCCTGGAAAAACGCAAATCATGA
- the npr gene encoding PTS phosphocarrier protein NPr yields MTVKQTVEIRNKLGMHARPAMKLFELVQSFDAEVLLRNEAGTEAEASSVIALLMLDSAKGGHIEIEASGPEETQALAAVIELFEAGFDED; encoded by the coding sequence ATGACCGTGAAGCAGACCGTTGAGATTCGTAATAAGCTGGGAATGCACGCCCGCCCGGCCATGAAGTTGTTCGAGCTGGTGCAGAGTTTCGACGCTGAAGTGTTGCTACGCAATGAGGCCGGAACGGAAGCCGAAGCCAGCAGTGTCATCGCGCTGCTGATGCTGGATTCCGCCAAAGGGGGTCATATTGAGATCGAAGCCAGCGGCCCGGAAGAGACTCAGGCACTGGCTGCGGTGATCGAATTGTTCGAAGCGGGTTTCGACGAAGATTAA
- the lptA gene encoding lipopolysaccharide ABC transporter substrate-binding protein LptA: MKSKMNKNSLKLLLVSALLATSLPALALTGDSDKPVNIVSENQALDLQGNVATFTGNVIVTQGSIKITADKVVVTRPGGDSKKTIVDAWGNPATFYQMQDSGKPVQGHAAKLHYELANDFVELTGNAYIEQLDSNIKGDRITYLVKEQKMQAFSQGQSKRVTTVLVPSQLQDKNGSSQSQKKSN; encoded by the coding sequence ATGAAATCCAAAATGAACAAAAACAGCCTTAAGTTACTGTTGGTCAGCGCTCTGTTAGCCACCAGTCTGCCCGCTCTGGCATTAACAGGAGACTCGGACAAGCCCGTTAATATCGTTTCAGAAAACCAGGCGCTGGATCTGCAAGGCAATGTCGCCACCTTCACCGGCAATGTGATCGTGACCCAGGGGTCGATTAAAATCACCGCTGATAAAGTGGTGGTAACGCGTCCGGGCGGCGACAGCAAAAAAACCATCGTTGATGCCTGGGGCAATCCCGCCACTTTCTATCAAATGCAGGATAGCGGTAAGCCGGTACAAGGCCATGCTGCCAAGCTGCACTACGAACTGGCCAATGACTTTGTTGAGCTGACCGGCAATGCTTACATTGAGCAGCTGGATAGCAACATCAAAGGCGATCGCATCACCTATCTGGTGAAAGAGCAGAAAATGCAGGCCTTCAGTCAGGGCCAGAGCAAACGCGTGACCACCGTGCTGGTGCCGTCGCAGTTGCAGGATAAAAACGGTTCATCTCAGAGCCAAAAGAAGAGTAACTAA
- the kdsD gene encoding arabinose-5-phosphate isomerase KdsD: MSHQQPDFDFQQAGRAVLRIEREGLEQLDQYINDDFSRACKMIFACRGKVVVMGMGKSGHIGKKMAATFASTGTPAFFVHPAEASHGDLGMVSTNDVVIAISNSGESNEILALVPVLKRQKVQLICITSRADSAMGRAADVHLCVKVPQEACPLGLAPTTSTTATLVMGDALAVALLEARGFTPEDFALSHPGGALGRKLLLHVSDIMHSGDEIPHVTRDASLRDALLEITRKNLGLTVIVDDLMKIEGIFTDGDLRRVFDMGIDFQSARIQDVMTRGGIRVRPNLLAVDALNLMQNKNITALLVADDDRLLGVVHMHDMLRAGVV, from the coding sequence ATGTCACATCAGCAACCGGATTTTGACTTTCAACAGGCAGGCAGAGCGGTGCTGCGTATTGAGCGTGAAGGCCTGGAACAACTCGATCAATATATTAATGACGACTTCTCACGCGCCTGCAAAATGATCTTTGCCTGTCGGGGTAAAGTCGTGGTGATGGGGATGGGCAAGTCAGGCCATATTGGCAAAAAGATGGCCGCGACCTTCGCCAGCACCGGGACACCCGCATTCTTTGTTCATCCTGCTGAAGCCAGCCACGGTGACCTCGGCATGGTCAGCACCAACGATGTGGTGATTGCCATTTCGAACAGCGGTGAATCCAACGAGATCCTCGCGCTGGTACCGGTGCTGAAACGCCAGAAAGTTCAGCTGATTTGCATCACCAGCCGTGCCGACAGCGCGATGGGCCGGGCCGCCGATGTACATCTTTGCGTGAAGGTCCCTCAGGAAGCCTGCCCGCTCGGTCTGGCACCCACCACCAGCACCACAGCCACTCTGGTGATGGGGGATGCGCTGGCAGTGGCGCTACTGGAAGCGCGCGGCTTTACGCCGGAAGATTTTGCGTTGTCCCATCCAGGTGGCGCATTGGGACGTAAACTGTTACTGCATGTCAGTGACATCATGCACAGCGGCGACGAGATCCCTCATGTCACACGGGATGCCTCTTTACGCGATGCGTTACTGGAGATCACGCGGAAAAATCTCGGTCTGACGGTGATCGTCGATGACCTGATGAAAATTGAAGGTATCTTCACCGACGGTGACTTACGTCGGGTGTTTGATATGGGTATCGATTTCCAGTCAGCCCGCATTCAGGATGTGATGACCCGTGGTGGTATCCGTGTTCGCCCCAATCTGCTGGCGGTGGATGCCCTTAACCTGATGCAAAACAAAAACATCACTGCATTGCTGGTGGCCGATGACGATCGCCTGCTCGGTGTGGTACATATGCATGACATGCTGCGCGCCGGCGTGGTCTGA
- the lptC gene encoding LPS export ABC transporter periplasmic protein LptC, whose product MSKSRRWITLILALIALVLIGWNLTNQDESKTPVATNDQEPTYTSSTSHTVVYNPDGALAYKLISDKVTYFDADQLSWFDNPVMTTYDVNKIPTWSVRSDKAKLTKDRMLYLYGHVEVNTLTQDSELQRIKTDNAVVNLVTQDVTSDDQVTLYGRSFNSTGMKMRGNLRTKNAELIEKVKSSYEIQNEQKQP is encoded by the coding sequence ATGAGTAAAAGCAGGCGTTGGATAACGCTGATTCTGGCCTTAATCGCTCTGGTGCTGATCGGCTGGAATCTTACCAACCAGGATGAGAGCAAAACACCGGTTGCCACCAACGATCAGGAGCCGACCTATACCAGTTCGACTTCCCACACCGTGGTATACAATCCCGATGGTGCGCTGGCCTACAAGCTGATTTCGGATAAAGTTACCTACTTTGATGCCGATCAACTGAGCTGGTTCGATAATCCGGTGATGACCACCTATGACGTGAACAAAATTCCAACCTGGTCTGTTCGCTCGGATAAGGCAAAGCTCACCAAAGATCGTATGCTTTATCTATACGGCCACGTTGAAGTCAACACCCTGACGCAGGATTCCGAGTTACAGCGCATCAAAACGGATAATGCGGTAGTCAATCTGGTTACCCAGGATGTTACTTCGGACGATCAGGTCACCCTTTATGGCCGCAGTTTTAACTCTACTGGCATGAAGATGCGCGGCAACTTACGGACAAAAAATGCCGAGTTGATTGAAAAGGTCAAATCCTCCTATGAAATCCAAAATGAACAAAAACAGCCTTAA
- the kdsC gene encoding 3-deoxy-manno-octulosonate-8-phosphatase KdsC, which translates to MSVETPAVETCYGPVSAEVMARAAQIRLLICDVDGVMSDGLIYMGNSGEELKAFNVRDGYGIRCLLTSGIEVAIITGRNARLMADRCKTLGITHLYQGQSDKLLAWRELLDKLSLSAEQVAYIGDDLIDWPVMARVGLSVAVADAHPILLPRAHYVTRIAGGRGAVRELCDLILMAQNKFEDAKGQSV; encoded by the coding sequence ATGAGTGTTGAAACACCCGCAGTGGAAACCTGCTATGGTCCGGTGAGCGCAGAAGTCATGGCGCGGGCGGCGCAAATCCGCCTGCTGATTTGTGACGTTGATGGTGTGATGTCAGACGGCCTGATTTACATGGGCAACAGCGGCGAAGAATTGAAAGCCTTTAATGTACGCGATGGTTATGGCATTCGTTGCCTGCTGACCTCAGGCATCGAAGTGGCTATTATTACCGGCCGCAATGCCAGACTGATGGCAGATCGCTGCAAAACCCTCGGCATTACGCATCTTTACCAGGGACAATCGGATAAGCTTTTGGCCTGGCGCGAACTCCTGGATAAACTGTCATTATCTGCCGAACAGGTTGCGTATATCGGTGATGACCTGATCGACTGGCCGGTTATGGCGCGAGTCGGTCTCAGTGTCGCTGTCGCCGATGCGCACCCGATTCTGCTGCCGCGCGCGCATTACGTCACCCGCATTGCCGGTGGCCGCGGTGCAGTACGTGAACTTTGCGATCTGATCTTAATGGCGCAGAATAAATTTGAGGATGCCAAAGGGCAATCAGTATGA
- the mlaF gene encoding phospholipid ABC transporter ATP-binding protein MlaF: protein MIQQQTNLVEVRGVSFSRGDRTIFDDISLTVPAGKVTAIMGPSGIGKTTLLRLIGGQLQPDKGEIWFRDENIPSLSRRRLYEVRKKMSMLFQSGALFTDLSVFDNVAWPLREHTQLPPALLHSTVMMKLEAVGLRGAAQLKPAELSGGMARRAALARAIALEPDLIMFDEPFVGQDPITMGVLVKLIDELNHALGVTCIVVSHDVPEVLSIADHAYIVAGQKIIAQGSAPELRTNPDPRVRQFIEGHADGPVPFRFPAGDYLADLTHAGRT from the coding sequence ATGATCCAGCAGCAAACGAATCTGGTTGAGGTTCGTGGCGTAAGCTTTTCGCGCGGAGATCGCACCATCTTCGACGACATTTCATTAACTGTGCCTGCCGGTAAAGTGACCGCCATTATGGGGCCTTCTGGCATTGGTAAAACCACGTTATTGCGCCTGATTGGCGGCCAGCTGCAACCCGATAAAGGTGAAATCTGGTTCCGGGACGAAAATATTCCCTCACTTTCGCGCCGCAGATTGTATGAAGTGCGTAAAAAAATGAGCATGTTGTTCCAGTCCGGTGCACTTTTTACCGATCTTAGCGTCTTTGATAACGTGGCCTGGCCGCTACGGGAACATACGCAACTCCCGCCAGCGCTGTTGCACAGTACGGTGATGATGAAGCTGGAAGCGGTTGGGTTGCGTGGTGCTGCACAACTCAAACCTGCGGAACTCTCCGGTGGTATGGCGCGCCGTGCGGCGCTGGCGCGTGCCATCGCGCTGGAACCAGACCTGATCATGTTTGACGAACCCTTTGTCGGCCAGGATCCGATTACCATGGGCGTGCTGGTAAAATTGATCGACGAGTTGAATCACGCGCTGGGGGTCACCTGCATCGTGGTTTCGCACGATGTGCCAGAGGTCTTGAGCATTGCCGATCATGCCTATATTGTTGCCGGGCAAAAAATTATTGCTCAGGGTAGCGCGCCTGAATTGCGGACTAACCCCGATCCACGCGTGCGCCAGTTTATTGAGGGTCATGCGGATGGCCCGGTGCCGTTCCGCTTTCCGGCCGGGGATTATCTGGCCGATCTGACCCACGCAGGGAGAACCTAA
- the rpoN gene encoding RNA polymerase factor sigma-54: protein MKQGLQLRLSQQLAMTPQLQQAIRLLQLSTLELQQELQLALESNPLLEQSEVHEEVDAREYQESEALDTREALEQKDMPEELPLDATWDEIYTAGTPSGTGTDYQDDELPVYQGETTQSLQDYLMWQVELTPFTDTDRAIATSIVDAIDDTGYLTVTLQDICDSIGDDELTLDEVEAVLKRVQRFDPVGVGARDLRDCLLVQLSQYASDTPMLAEARLIVSEHLDLLANHDFRSLMRVTRLKEDVLKDAMVLIQSLDPRPGQSVNTSEPEYVIPDVLVRKTGTRWTVELNADSVPRLKINQHYAAMGGAARNDSDSQFIRSNLQEARWLIKSLESRNDTLLKVTRCIVEQQQAFFEQGEEYMRPMVLADIAQAVDMHESTISRVTTQKYLHSPRGIFELKYFFSSHVNTEGGGEASSTAIRALVKKLISAENPAKPLSDSKLTSMLSEQGIMVARRTVAKYRESLSIPPSNQRKQLV from the coding sequence ATGAAGCAAGGTTTGCAACTCAGGCTCAGCCAACAGCTGGCGATGACACCACAGTTGCAGCAGGCAATTCGCTTGCTGCAACTCTCTACGCTTGAACTCCAGCAGGAATTACAACTGGCGCTGGAAAGCAATCCATTGCTTGAACAATCAGAAGTCCATGAAGAAGTAGACGCGCGCGAATATCAGGAGAGCGAAGCGCTCGACACACGCGAAGCGCTTGAGCAGAAGGACATGCCGGAAGAGTTGCCGCTCGATGCCACCTGGGATGAGATCTACACCGCCGGTACACCTTCAGGCACCGGGACCGATTATCAGGATGATGAATTGCCGGTGTACCAGGGGGAGACGACGCAGTCATTGCAGGACTACCTGATGTGGCAGGTCGAGCTAACGCCTTTCACCGATACCGATCGCGCCATTGCTACCTCGATTGTCGATGCCATTGACGATACCGGTTATCTCACCGTGACGTTGCAGGATATCTGCGACAGCATTGGCGATGATGAGCTGACGCTGGACGAAGTGGAAGCGGTGCTGAAACGCGTGCAGCGTTTTGACCCGGTTGGTGTCGGTGCACGCGATTTACGTGATTGTTTGCTGGTCCAGCTGTCACAATATGCCAGCGACACACCGATGCTGGCAGAAGCGCGGCTTATCGTTAGCGAACATCTCGACCTGCTGGCCAATCATGATTTCCGCAGTCTGATGCGGGTGACGCGTCTGAAAGAAGATGTGCTGAAAGACGCCATGGTATTGATTCAGTCGCTCGATCCGCGTCCGGGCCAGTCAGTGAACACCAGCGAACCGGAGTATGTCATCCCTGATGTGCTGGTGCGCAAAACCGGCACACGCTGGACGGTCGAGCTGAATGCCGACAGCGTGCCGCGTCTTAAAATCAACCAGCATTATGCCGCGATGGGCGGCGCCGCGCGTAACGACAGCGACAGCCAGTTTATCCGCAGCAACTTACAGGAAGCCAGGTGGCTGATTAAGAGCCTGGAGAGCCGAAATGACACGCTGCTGAAAGTAACGCGTTGTATTGTCGAGCAGCAGCAAGCGTTCTTTGAGCAAGGCGAGGAGTATATGCGCCCGATGGTGCTGGCGGATATCGCCCAGGCCGTTGATATGCATGAATCGACAATCTCCCGCGTGACCACGCAGAAGTATTTACATAGCCCGCGTGGCATCTTTGAACTTAAATATTTTTTCTCCAGCCATGTGAACACCGAAGGCGGTGGCGAAGCCTCTTCCACGGCGATACGTGCACTGGTGAAAAAATTGATCTCTGCGGAAAACCCCGCAAAACCCTTGAGCGACAGCAAACTGACCTCCATGTTATCTGAACAGGGCATCATGGTGGCCCGCCGTACGGTTGCTAAGTATCGCGAGTCTTTGTCCATCCCGCCCTCGAACCAGCGTAAGCAGCTGGTTTGA
- the hpf gene encoding ribosome hibernation promoting factor, protein MQINLTGLNVEITEPLREFVNSKFAKLEHYFDRINQVYIVLKVEKVTQIADATLHVNGGELHATSEAEDMYAAIDGLIDKLSRQLTKHKDKLKKH, encoded by the coding sequence ATGCAGATAAACCTTACCGGACTGAATGTAGAGATTACCGAACCGCTGCGCGAGTTTGTAAATAGCAAATTTGCCAAACTGGAACACTATTTTGATCGTATCAATCAGGTCTATATTGTTCTGAAAGTGGAGAAGGTAACGCAGATTGCTGATGCGACCTTGCATGTGAACGGCGGGGAGTTGCACGCGACATCGGAAGCGGAAGATATGTACGCGGCCATTGACGGATTGATCGACAAGCTTTCCCGTCAGTTGACCAAACATAAAGACAAACTGAAAAAACACTAA
- a CDS encoding calcium/sodium antiporter — protein MFVATALLFIGLILLAYGADRLVFSAAILSRSFGIPPLIIGMTVVSIGTSLPELIVSFSAAQHGQMDLAVGTALGSNITNILLILGGAALLHPLTVHSRLIRRELPLMLLVSLLSGIMLFDNYLSRLDGVAWLLIALGYLLIAIRIARRAERENNDTLTREQLAELPRDESGNTVAFLWLAVALLILPMSTRMVIDNATVFADYFGVSELVMGLTLIAVGTSLPELATVIAGAMKGEDDIAIGNLIGANIFNLAIVLGLPALVHPGSIDPHAFARDYWVMLGVSVLFALLCLQRRRRIGRAAGTLLLAGFIVWVCWLWLSPMFITG, from the coding sequence ATGTTCGTAGCCACTGCCCTGCTGTTCATTGGATTGATTTTACTGGCTTACGGCGCTGACCGATTAGTATTCAGTGCCGCGATCCTCAGTCGATCCTTTGGCATACCGCCATTAATCATTGGCATGACTGTGGTCAGCATCGGCACTTCGCTTCCTGAATTGATCGTTTCTTTCTCAGCAGCGCAGCACGGACAGATGGACCTGGCAGTCGGCACCGCGCTGGGTTCGAACATCACCAATATTCTGTTAATCCTCGGCGGAGCGGCCCTGCTGCATCCTTTAACCGTCCATTCCAGGCTGATTCGCCGCGAACTCCCGTTAATGCTGCTGGTCTCATTGCTGAGCGGTATTATGTTGTTTGATAATTATCTCAGTCGCCTCGATGGCGTGGCATGGCTGCTGATTGCACTGGGCTATCTGCTGATAGCGATCCGCATCGCACGCCGGGCCGAGCGTGAAAATAACGACACCTTAACGCGCGAACAATTGGCGGAACTGCCACGTGACGAGAGCGGCAACACCGTGGCCTTCCTGTGGCTCGCCGTTGCACTGCTGATCCTGCCGATGTCGACCCGCATGGTGATTGATAACGCGACCGTATTTGCCGATTACTTCGGCGTGAGTGAACTGGTGATGGGGCTGACGTTAATCGCCGTAGGCACCAGCCTGCCAGAATTGGCCACCGTTATCGCTGGCGCGATGAAAGGCGAGGATGATATCGCCATCGGCAATCTGATCGGTGCCAATATTTTTAACCTGGCCATTGTGCTGGGCCTGCCCGCGTTAGTTCATCCGGGCAGCATTGATCCCCATGCTTTTGCCCGTGATTACTGGGTGATGTTGGGGGTTAGCGTGCTGTTCGCCCTGTTGTGCCTGCAACGCAGACGCCGAATTGGCCGGGCGGCGGGTACGTTGTTGTTAGCAGGATTTATCGTGTGGGTGTGCTGGCTGTGGCTTAGCCCCATGTTTATCACAGGTTAA
- the ptsN gene encoding PTS IIA-like nitrogen regulatory protein PtsN, which produces MNNDLTLELSSVLTLDCTRSGVHCQSKKRALEIISELAAKQLNLPHQTLFEAILTRERMGSTGIGNGIAIPHGKLEEDTLRAVGVFISLDQPIAFDAVDNQPVDLLFALLVPADQCKTHLHTLSLVAKRLADKTVCRRLRAAQSDEELYAIITEAQDDHP; this is translated from the coding sequence ATGAACAACGATCTGACACTGGAATTGAGCTCGGTCCTCACGCTGGACTGCACCCGCAGCGGCGTACACTGCCAGAGTAAAAAACGTGCGCTGGAAATTATCAGCGAGCTGGCAGCTAAGCAGCTCAATCTGCCTCACCAGACGCTTTTCGAAGCAATCCTCACCCGTGAACGTATGGGGAGTACCGGTATTGGCAACGGCATTGCTATTCCACATGGCAAGCTGGAGGAGGACACCCTGCGCGCTGTAGGCGTGTTTATCAGCCTCGATCAGCCGATCGCCTTTGATGCCGTCGACAATCAGCCGGTAGACCTGCTGTTTGCGCTACTGGTGCCGGCAGACCAGTGTAAAACCCATCTGCATACGCTGTCGCTGGTCGCAAAACGCCTGGCAGATAAAACCGTCTGTCGTCGCCTGCGCGCGGCACAAAGCGATGAAGAACTCTATGCCATTATCACAGAAGCGCAGGACGACCATCCTTAA